The following proteins are co-located in the Deltaproteobacteria bacterium genome:
- a CDS encoding D-glycerate dehydrogenase produces MPLVSPDGCEVFVSKPMPEGPLGELTSRFRVAVGHPERPTTADELALACRSARAVVAMLTDRIDAAFLGRATNLKIVSNFAVGVNNIDLEACRARGLWVTNTPDVLTDATADLTMALLLACARRLPQTEAELRANRWQGWAPLHGWALPYGKLAIIGLGRIGKAVAKRAQAFGIEVRHSSPDAKSGDAMGVQGMPLDELLAWADVVSVHCPLTAETQHLLDRTRLATMRPGAILLNTSRGPVVDEEAVAEALESGRLGAVGLDVFEREPVVHPRLLAAPNALLLPHVGSATEQARTAMASLAAGAVVDVLEGRGPKHPVVKPG; encoded by the coding sequence ATGGCTGCGAGGTCTTCGTCAGCAAGCCCATGCCGGAAGGGCCGCTCGGCGAGCTGACCTCGCGCTTTCGCGTAGCCGTTGGACACCCCGAACGACCGACGACGGCCGACGAGCTCGCGCTCGCGTGTCGCTCGGCGCGCGCAGTCGTGGCGATGCTCACCGATCGCATCGACGCCGCATTTCTTGGTCGTGCGACCAATCTAAAAATCGTGTCCAACTTCGCGGTCGGCGTGAACAACATCGATCTCGAGGCCTGTCGTGCGCGCGGGCTCTGGGTCACCAACACGCCGGACGTGCTCACCGACGCGACCGCCGATCTGACGATGGCCTTGCTGCTCGCGTGCGCGCGGCGGCTGCCGCAGACCGAGGCCGAGCTCCGCGCGAATCGCTGGCAGGGCTGGGCGCCGCTGCACGGCTGGGCGCTGCCATACGGCAAGCTGGCCATCATCGGCCTGGGGCGAATCGGGAAGGCCGTGGCGAAGCGCGCTCAGGCCTTCGGCATCGAGGTGCGGCACTCCTCGCCGGATGCGAAGTCAGGCGATGCGATGGGTGTCCAGGGCATGCCGCTCGACGAGCTGCTCGCGTGGGCCGATGTGGTGAGCGTGCATTGTCCGCTCACGGCCGAGACGCAGCATCTGCTCGACCGCACGCGGCTCGCCACGATGCGGCCCGGCGCGATCTTGCTCAATACGTCGCGCGGGCCCGTCGTCGATGAGGAGGCCGTGGCGGAGGCTCTCGAGAGCGGCCGGCTCGGCGCCGTGGGACTCGACGTCTTCGAGCGCGAGCCAGTCGTGCATCCGCGATTGCTTGCGGCGCCGAATGCGCTCCTCTTGCCGCACGTGGGATCGGCGACGGAGCAAGCGAGGACGGCAATGGCGTCGCTCGCGGCCGGAGCCGTCGTCGACGTGCTGGAGGGCAGGGGGCCGAAGCATCCCGTCGTGAAGCCGGGCTGA
- the hemF gene encoding oxygen-dependent coproporphyrinogen oxidase, which yields MIDRAAVEARIRALQDSICAALEKADGQGRFREDLWERPGGGGGRTRVMTDGAIFEKGGVNFSAVHGELPDSLASKMPPGPKQFFATGVSLVLHPKNPRIPTTHANFRYFERGETFWFGGGADLTPYYPVLEDAQHFHRTLKAACDVHDATYYPRFKAWCDEYFFLKHRSETRGVGGIFFDNLTGDRDALFRFVSDAGEAFIPAYLPIVERRKNDAYGERERNFQLQRRGRYVEFNLVYDRGTLFGLETQGRIESILMSLPPLVRWDYDARPQPGSEEARLLDFLKPRDWLNEK from the coding sequence ATGATCGACCGCGCCGCCGTCGAAGCCCGGATTCGCGCCCTGCAGGACTCGATCTGCGCCGCGCTCGAGAAGGCCGACGGCCAGGGCCGCTTCCGCGAGGACCTCTGGGAGCGTCCCGGCGGCGGCGGCGGCCGCACCCGCGTGATGACCGACGGCGCCATCTTCGAGAAGGGCGGGGTGAACTTCTCGGCCGTCCACGGCGAGCTGCCCGACTCGCTCGCGAGCAAGATGCCGCCCGGGCCGAAGCAGTTCTTCGCCACCGGTGTCTCGCTGGTGCTGCATCCCAAGAACCCGCGAATCCCCACGACGCACGCCAACTTCCGCTACTTCGAGCGCGGCGAGACGTTCTGGTTCGGCGGCGGCGCGGACCTCACGCCGTACTACCCGGTGCTCGAGGACGCGCAGCACTTCCACCGCACGCTCAAGGCCGCCTGCGACGTGCACGACGCGACCTACTACCCGCGCTTCAAGGCCTGGTGCGACGAGTACTTCTTCCTCAAGCACCGCAGCGAGACGCGCGGCGTGGGCGGCATCTTCTTCGACAACCTCACCGGCGATCGCGACGCGCTCTTCCGCTTCGTCTCCGACGCGGGCGAGGCGTTCATCCCCGCGTACCTGCCCATCGTGGAGCGGCGCAAGAACGACGCGTACGGCGAGCGCGAGCGGAACTTCCAGCTCCAGCGCCGCGGCCGCTACGTCGAGTTCAACCTGGTGTACGACCGGGGCACGCTCTTCGGCCTGGAGACGCAGGGCCGCATCGAGAGCATCTTGATGTCGCTGCCGCCGCTGGTGCGCTGGGACTACGACGCGCGCCCGCAGCCTGGCAGCGAAGAAGCGCGGCTGTTGGACTTCCTCAAGCCGCGCGACTGGCTCAACGAGAAGTGA
- a CDS encoding flippase-like domain-containing protein, protein MSKFLKAAAGLLVSAFFVWLTLHKKSHEELVAIWDAIVSVPKGSLLLYLLCLLTVHLARTVRWGILVEPLDPDIGFKRLNAVSAVGFMLLITLPFRLGEVARPALLADKKKITISNSLASIVVERVVDGLTMTVLLLVTLLFVHSDSPELARVRLGGWAFFSAFGGGGLFLLFAAWKPKLATSIVHAVGDRISPKLTLKAVALIDAFITGLKAVPSTSKIVLFVVLTAFYWGLNGFGLYVLAHGFGLELSVLGAYTTLAVLTVGVMIPAGPGMAGIFQYFTELGLKLFLPLSVVAVAGSAFSNVVWGMQFGQQVVLGLIFMALGHISPSQALHAGDEPPPEVSAGVSPQ, encoded by the coding sequence GTGAGTAAGTTCCTCAAGGCCGCCGCCGGGCTCCTGGTCAGCGCCTTCTTCGTGTGGCTCACGCTGCACAAGAAGAGCCACGAGGAGCTGGTCGCCATCTGGGATGCGATTGTGAGCGTGCCCAAGGGCTCGCTGCTGCTCTACCTGCTGTGCCTGCTGACCGTGCACCTCGCGCGCACCGTGCGCTGGGGCATCCTCGTGGAGCCGCTCGATCCCGACATCGGCTTCAAGCGGCTGAATGCGGTCTCCGCCGTGGGCTTCATGCTGCTCATCACCTTGCCGTTCCGACTCGGCGAGGTCGCGCGGCCCGCGCTGCTCGCGGACAAGAAGAAGATCACCATCTCCAACTCGCTGGCCTCGATCGTGGTCGAGCGCGTGGTGGACGGCCTCACCATGACCGTGCTGCTCCTGGTGACGCTGCTGTTCGTCCACAGCGACAGCCCCGAGCTCGCGCGCGTGCGCCTGGGCGGCTGGGCCTTCTTCTCGGCGTTCGGCGGCGGCGGGCTCTTCCTGCTCTTTGCAGCCTGGAAGCCGAAGCTCGCCACGAGCATCGTCCACGCGGTGGGCGACCGCATCAGCCCCAAGCTGACGCTCAAGGCCGTCGCGCTCATCGACGCCTTCATCACCGGGCTCAAGGCCGTGCCCAGCACGAGCAAGATCGTGCTCTTCGTGGTGCTCACGGCGTTCTACTGGGGCCTGAACGGCTTTGGCCTGTACGTGCTCGCACACGGCTTCGGCCTCGAGCTCTCCGTGCTGGGCGCGTACACCACGCTCGCGGTGCTCACCGTGGGCGTGATGATTCCCGCGGGCCCGGGCATGGCCGGCATCTTCCAGTACTTCACCGAGCTCGGGCTCAAGCTGTTCTTGCCGCTGAGCGTGGTGGCCGTGGCGGGCAGCGCGTTCTCCAACGTCGTCTGGGGCATGCAGTTCGGCCAGCAGGTGGTGCTCGGGCTCATCTTCATGGCGCTCGGGCACATCTCGCCCTCGCAGGCGCTGCACGCGGGCGACGAGCCGCCGCCCGAGGTGAGCGCAGGGGTCTCGCCGCAATGA
- a CDS encoding ribbon-helix-helix domain-containing protein, with product MDEQEKPEVATHVLVPAEHAEKLRKLAARTRVNQSEYLREAVDDLLSKYAENDDTDAKVMP from the coding sequence ATGGACGAGCAAGAGAAGCCCGAGGTCGCCACGCACGTGCTGGTCCCGGCGGAGCACGCGGAGAAGCTGCGCAAGCTGGCCGCGCGCACGCGCGTGAACCAGAGCGAGTATCTGCGCGAGGCCGTCGACGACCTGCTCAGCAAGTACGCCGAGAACGACGACACCGACGCCAAGGTGATGCCGTGA
- a CDS encoding protein tyrosine phosphatase, protein MYADLHCHLLWGIDDGAKTPEESLEMARTLVKLGFDAVAPSPHARPEYPAAGPVAERRGELQALLERERVPLKLHPGAEHLFDEAFMQRAITPERRSINDNRYVLVEAPYVGSIPGLADLIFKLKLKGVTAVIAHPERCAQFETRGQAQEAARVGAVLQLDIGALTGRYGKTARKLALQFLAQGLYGIGATDLHSPVGAEDWVGRSLLELEREVGKQGVARMMDRNPHRILAGEELEQRE, encoded by the coding sequence ATGTATGCAGACCTGCACTGCCATCTCCTCTGGGGCATCGACGACGGCGCCAAGACGCCCGAGGAGTCGCTCGAGATGGCGCGCACCCTGGTGAAGCTCGGCTTCGACGCTGTCGCGCCCAGCCCGCACGCGCGCCCCGAATATCCTGCCGCTGGCCCGGTCGCCGAGCGGCGCGGCGAGCTCCAGGCCCTCCTCGAGCGCGAGCGCGTGCCGCTCAAGCTCCATCCCGGCGCCGAGCACCTCTTCGACGAAGCTTTCATGCAGCGCGCCATCACCCCCGAGCGCCGGAGCATCAACGACAACCGCTACGTGCTCGTCGAGGCGCCGTACGTGGGCTCGATCCCTGGGTTGGCGGACCTCATCTTCAAGCTCAAGCTCAAGGGCGTCACCGCCGTCATCGCCCACCCGGAGCGCTGCGCGCAGTTCGAGACCCGCGGCCAGGCCCAGGAGGCCGCGCGCGTGGGCGCCGTGCTCCAGCTCGACATCGGCGCGCTCACCGGCCGCTATGGGAAGACCGCGCGCAAGCTGGCGTTGCAGTTCCTGGCGCAGGGTCTCTACGGGATCGGCGCCACCGACTTGCACTCACCCGTGGGTGCCGAGGACTGGGTTGGCCGCTCGCTGCTCGAGCTCGAGCGCGAGGTGGGCAAGCAGGGCGTCGCGCGCATGATGGACCGCAACCCGCACCGCATCCTGGCCGGAGAGGAGCTGGAGCAACGTGAGTAA